Proteins encoded in a region of the Methylosinus trichosporium OB3b genome:
- a CDS encoding Maf-like protein, producing the protein MTSHPTAARPLLALASASPRRLALLQQIGLEVDALLPTAIDETPQRNELPRSVAQRLSGEKAAAAVKLIAYKPELEGCYILAADTVVAVGRRILPKCEDVEQAEDCLRLLSGRQHRVFTGVTLLTPRRAERRRLVETRLRFKRLSATEIDAYLASGEWRGKAGGYAIQGLAGAFAVRLIGSYSSVVGLPLYETAALLAGEGYPVLTPWFEKA; encoded by the coding sequence GTGACGTCCCATCCGACCGCCGCGCGGCCGCTTCTGGCCCTCGCTTCCGCCTCTCCCCGGCGGCTCGCCCTGCTGCAGCAGATCGGCCTCGAGGTCGACGCTCTGCTGCCCACCGCCATCGACGAGACTCCGCAGCGCAACGAGCTGCCGCGCAGCGTGGCCCAGCGCCTTTCCGGCGAGAAGGCCGCCGCCGCCGTCAAGCTGATCGCCTACAAGCCCGAGCTCGAGGGCTGCTATATCCTCGCCGCCGACACGGTCGTCGCCGTCGGCCGTCGCATCCTGCCCAAATGCGAGGATGTCGAGCAGGCCGAGGACTGCCTGCGGCTGCTCTCGGGACGCCAGCATCGGGTGTTCACCGGCGTCACTCTGCTGACGCCGCGCCGCGCCGAGCGCCGTCGCCTCGTGGAGACGCGGCTGCGCTTCAAGCGCCTCTCGGCGACCGAGATCGACGCCTATCTCGCCTCCGGCGAATGGCGCGGCAAGGCGGGCGGCTACGCCATTCAGGGCCTCGCCGGCGCTTTCGCGGTGCGGCTCATCGGCTCTTATTCCTCCGTGGTCGGCCTGCCGCTCTACGAGACCGCGGCGCTCTTGGCCGGAGAGGGCTATCCGGTGCTGACGCCGTGGTTCGAGAAGGCGTGA
- a CDS encoding sulfite exporter TauE/SafE family protein: MTLELVQYVIAAACGGGIGFTLGLIGGGGSVLAVPLLVYVVGVTDPHVAIGTSAFAVAVNAAFSLVNHARAGSVKWRCGGMYAAAGTIGAAVGSTLGKSFDGQKLLFLFSFVMILTGVLMLRGRGKSGDAAVECTFEHAPKVGATGFVTGLFSGFFGIGGGVLVVPGLVGSTGMPMINAVGTSLVAVTIFGLTTAFNYAASGLVDWFLALVLIGSGGVGTLFGVATARRMSKKTGQLTIAFAVVVFAVAAYMLVKSQLLFG, translated from the coding sequence GTGACCCTGGAGCTCGTCCAATATGTGATCGCCGCGGCCTGCGGCGGCGGCATCGGCTTCACGCTTGGCCTCATCGGCGGCGGCGGCTCTGTGCTGGCCGTGCCGTTGCTCGTCTATGTGGTCGGCGTGACCGATCCGCATGTCGCGATCGGAACGAGCGCCTTCGCGGTCGCCGTCAACGCCGCCTTCAGCCTCGTCAATCATGCGCGCGCCGGCTCGGTGAAATGGCGCTGCGGCGGCATGTATGCCGCCGCGGGAACCATCGGCGCCGCGGTCGGCTCCACTCTCGGCAAGAGCTTCGACGGACAGAAGCTGCTCTTCCTCTTTTCTTTCGTGATGATCCTGACCGGCGTGCTGATGCTGCGCGGGCGCGGAAAATCGGGCGACGCCGCGGTCGAATGCACTTTCGAGCACGCGCCCAAAGTCGGCGCCACCGGCTTCGTGACCGGGCTGTTCTCGGGCTTCTTCGGCATAGGCGGCGGCGTGCTGGTGGTGCCGGGCCTCGTCGGCTCCACCGGCATGCCGATGATCAACGCCGTCGGCACCTCGCTCGTCGCCGTCACCATTTTCGGCCTGACGACGGCGTTCAATTATGCGGCCTCCGGCCTCGTCGACTGGTTCCTGGCTCTCGTGCTCATCGGCAGCGGCGGCGTCGGCACTCTGTTCGGCGTCGCCACGGCGCGGCGCATGTCGAAGAAGACGGGACAGCTGACCATCGCCTTCGCCGTCGTCGTCTTCGCGGTCGCCGCCTATATGCTGGTGAAGTCGCAGCTGCTCTTCGGCTGA
- a CDS encoding YgaP family membrane protein, translating into MSKNVGMIDRLLRLLVVVAIAIAYALGHLSGTLAIVLGIVALIALLTSLFSTCPAYSLLGVSTCARR; encoded by the coding sequence ATGTCCAAGAATGTCGGAATGATCGATCGCCTCCTTCGCCTTCTCGTCGTCGTCGCGATCGCCATCGCCTATGCGCTCGGCCATCTGAGCGGAACGCTCGCCATCGTGCTCGGAATCGTCGCGCTCATCGCGCTGCTCACCAGCCTCTTCTCCACCTGCCCCGCCTACAGCCTGCTGGGCGTCTCCACCTGCGCGCGTCGCTGA
- a CDS encoding peroxiredoxin, producing the protein MEKEPIPASPGGCRGLRIGDSAPVFRARSTRGEVRLDQFRGRWLVFFSHPADFTPVCTSEFVALARAAPRFEAIGCALLGLSVDSLYSHLAWVRAIRDIFGVTVPFPIVEDPSMAIGRAYGMLDETAQDSSAMRATYYIDPLGVVRALTWYPLTVGRSVEEMLRLATALQKTASGEVMTPEGWTPGGDLLLPPATGAAEALTPGAPDDWFYRICKDK; encoded by the coding sequence ATGGAAAAAGAACCAATTCCGGCTTCCCCGGGGGGCTGCAGGGGATTGCGCATCGGCGATTCCGCCCCGGTCTTCCGCGCCCGCTCCACCAGGGGCGAGGTGCGGCTCGACCAGTTCCGCGGCCGCTGGCTGGTCTTCTTCTCGCATCCGGCGGATTTCACGCCCGTCTGCACCAGCGAGTTCGTCGCCCTCGCCCGCGCCGCGCCGCGCTTCGAGGCGATCGGCTGCGCCCTGCTCGGCCTCTCGGTCGACAGCCTCTATTCGCATCTCGCCTGGGTGCGGGCGATCCGCGACATTTTCGGCGTGACCGTGCCCTTCCCCATCGTCGAGGATCCGTCGATGGCGATCGGCCGCGCTTATGGGATGCTGGACGAGACCGCGCAGGATTCCTCGGCGATGCGCGCCACATATTACATCGACCCGCTCGGGGTCGTGCGGGCGCTGACCTGGTATCCGCTGACCGTCGGCCGTTCGGTCGAGGAGATGCTGCGATTGGCCACGGCCTTGCAGAAGACCGCCTCGGGCGAGGTGATGACGCCGGAGGGCTGGACGCCCGGCGGCGATCTGTTGCTGCCGCCCGCCACCGGCGCAGCCGAGGCGCTGACGCCCGGCGCCCCCGACGACTGGTTCTATCGGATCTGCAAGGACAAATGA
- a CDS encoding ArsR/SmtB family transcription factor produces the protein MTAIYQSRERANEAAERLKIYAQPQRLMILSYLLAGERTVGEIEAATAIGQPALSQQLAELRRAALVETRRAAKQVYYRLADARAALCIRCIEAVFEGEGDPESALAGVLRTPDAGEEPRGRAGAASFAKIIL, from the coding sequence ATGACCGCGATCTACCAATCCCGCGAGCGGGCCAATGAAGCGGCCGAACGGCTGAAGATCTACGCTCAGCCGCAGCGGCTCATGATTCTCTCGTATCTTCTCGCCGGCGAGCGCACCGTCGGCGAGATCGAGGCGGCGACGGCCATCGGCCAGCCGGCGCTCAGCCAGCAGCTCGCCGAGCTGCGCCGCGCGGCGCTGGTCGAGACGCGGCGCGCCGCCAAGCAGGTCTATTACAGGCTCGCCGACGCTCGCGCCGCGCTGTGCATCCGCTGCATCGAGGCCGTCTTCGAGGGCGAGGGCGATCCGGAGAGCGCGCTCGCGGGCGTCCTGCGCACGCCGGATGCGGGGGAGGAGCCGCGCGGCCGCGCCGGCGCCGCCAGCTTCGCCAAGATCATTTTATGA
- a CDS encoding YeeE/YedE family protein: MSLAQSIVQGLAGGLMIGAAAAVVLLGAGRVAGVSGLLARALHMTKACGPDGLAAGFVIGLPLGALLIALACGPVETRFPSLTMLLIGGILVGYGSRLGSGCTSGHGVCGMSRLSKRSLVATAVFMTAGFATVAAMNAAGLAW, from the coding sequence ATGTCGCTGGCGCAGTCCATCGTTCAGGGGCTCGCGGGCGGGCTGATGATCGGCGCCGCTGCGGCGGTCGTCCTCCTCGGCGCCGGCCGCGTCGCCGGCGTCAGCGGCCTGCTCGCCCGCGCGCTTCACATGACCAAAGCCTGCGGCCCGGATGGCCTCGCCGCCGGCTTCGTGATCGGTCTGCCCCTCGGCGCGCTGCTGATCGCGCTCGCCTGCGGGCCGGTCGAGACGCGCTTTCCGTCACTCACGATGCTGCTGATCGGCGGCATTCTCGTCGGCTATGGAAGCCGGCTCGGCTCGGGCTGCACCAGCGGCCATGGCGTCTGCGGAATGTCGCGCCTCTCGAAACGCTCGCTCGTCGCCACCGCCGTCTTCATGACCGCTGGCTTTGCGACCGTGGCGGCGATGAATGCGGCGGGGCTCGCATGGTGA
- a CDS encoding acyltransferase family protein — protein sequence MKREDYPYVAGLRAVAIAAVVAFHLAPDTAPGGYAGVDAFFVISGFIVSGSLHKYGFAGVGDFLRFFYARRFRRIVPALAVMLSTSFLLAAVFVPNMMFGSNMRAVATAACFGLSNFVLARGADYFGTDAALDAFTHTWSLGVEEQFYLIFPALFLLMRRWAGATPLLLALVLLSFASGFEQREGVFYSSLARFWELGAGVLAYRIAAAKGLFDPFADAGAERMPLTAAGVAFLAYGFFVSKPESFPTPGALAPVLGILCLIGALHARRPTSLVGRALVSGPALRLGALSYSLYLWHWPVIVLFRWTVGVDTPAMKFAALAIAVAAALASYHFVEQPCRYGPWLRSERRAIALSLAALAATWGAVTLMRMATPWLSASVVARHAQDWHPQFDTAISEGACSVAIEKVRDGEEIVERMTRVGCGPSESRTLHIVGDSHAWAYHAFAELYALRTGVRVVLRYASGCALLHTLPISADCRRRLPRWAAALAADASTSDAIFLPGLRILRYRLNGVDALAPQTPDLAEQMRASNAVEDARAALRILDRPGLHILVEAPKPAHRTTAFRCADWFDRNNPACAEGDRVAREEEEAHRRPAMEMLASLKAEFPRIEIFDPLPVLCEAQECALRRDGKPLFFDGDHISGFANLVLLQPIGEALARFGFPRPEAP from the coding sequence GTGAAGAGAGAAGACTATCCCTATGTCGCCGGGCTGCGCGCCGTCGCGATCGCCGCCGTCGTCGCCTTTCACCTCGCGCCGGACACGGCGCCCGGCGGCTATGCGGGCGTCGACGCCTTCTTCGTCATATCCGGCTTCATCGTCTCGGGCTCCCTGCACAAATACGGCTTCGCCGGCGTCGGCGACTTCCTGCGCTTTTTTTACGCACGTCGATTTCGTCGCATCGTTCCGGCTCTCGCCGTCATGCTCTCGACGAGCTTCCTCCTCGCCGCGGTGTTCGTCCCGAACATGATGTTCGGCAGCAATATGCGCGCTGTGGCGACTGCGGCCTGCTTCGGCCTCTCCAATTTCGTTCTCGCGCGTGGAGCCGATTATTTCGGCACGGACGCCGCGCTGGACGCGTTCACGCACACATGGTCGCTCGGCGTCGAGGAGCAGTTCTATCTTATTTTTCCTGCGCTCTTCTTGCTCATGCGCCGATGGGCCGGCGCGACTCCTCTGCTGCTCGCCCTCGTTCTCCTGTCCTTCGCCTCGGGCTTCGAGCAGCGTGAAGGCGTCTTCTATTCGAGCCTCGCGCGCTTCTGGGAGCTCGGCGCCGGCGTCCTCGCTTACCGGATCGCGGCGGCGAAAGGATTGTTCGATCCCTTCGCCGACGCGGGCGCCGAGCGCATGCCGCTCACCGCGGCGGGGGTCGCGTTCCTGGCCTATGGCTTCTTCGTCTCGAAGCCCGAGAGCTTTCCGACGCCGGGCGCGCTCGCTCCGGTTCTCGGAATCTTGTGCCTCATCGGCGCGCTGCATGCGCGCAGGCCGACGAGCCTCGTCGGCCGGGCGCTCGTCAGCGGCCCCGCGCTTCGGCTCGGCGCGCTCTCTTATTCGCTCTATCTCTGGCACTGGCCGGTCATCGTGCTCTTCCGATGGACCGTCGGCGTCGACACGCCCGCGATGAAATTCGCCGCTCTCGCCATCGCCGTCGCGGCGGCGCTCGCCTCCTATCATTTCGTCGAGCAGCCCTGTCGCTACGGCCCATGGCTGCGCTCCGAGCGCCGCGCCATCGCGCTGTCGCTGGCGGCGCTCGCTGCGACATGGGGCGCGGTCACGCTGATGCGCATGGCGACCCCATGGCTGTCGGCGAGCGTCGTGGCGCGACATGCGCAAGACTGGCATCCGCAATTCGATACGGCAATATCTGAAGGCGCGTGCTCCGTCGCGATCGAGAAAGTCCGCGACGGCGAGGAGATCGTCGAGCGCATGACTCGCGTCGGCTGCGGTCCGTCCGAGTCGCGGACGTTGCACATCGTCGGCGACAGCCACGCCTGGGCCTATCACGCTTTCGCGGAGCTCTACGCGCTGAGAACCGGCGTGCGCGTCGTGCTGCGCTATGCGTCGGGCTGCGCGCTTCTGCATACGCTGCCCATCTCGGCCGATTGCCGCCGCCGGCTGCCGCGCTGGGCCGCCGCGCTCGCCGCCGATGCGTCGACGTCGGACGCGATCTTTCTGCCGGGGCTGCGCATATTGCGATATCGGCTGAACGGCGTCGACGCGCTCGCGCCGCAGACGCCGGATCTCGCGGAGCAGATGCGGGCTTCGAACGCGGTCGAGGATGCGCGCGCGGCGCTGCGCATTCTCGACCGGCCCGGACTGCATATTCTGGTCGAGGCGCCGAAGCCGGCGCACAGGACCACCGCCTTTCGCTGCGCAGATTGGTTCGACCGAAATAATCCGGCTTGCGCCGAAGGCGACCGCGTCGCGCGCGAGGAGGAGGAGGCGCATCGGCGTCCGGCGATGGAGATGCTCGCGAGCCTGAAGGCGGAATTTCCGCGGATCGAGATTTTCGATCCGCTGCCGGTCCTCTGCGAGGCGCAGGAGTGCGCTCTGCGGCGCGACGGGAAGCCGCTGTTCTTCGACGGCGATCACATCTCCGGCTTCGCCAATCTCGTGCTGCTGCAGCCGATCGGCGAAGCGCTCGCGCGCTTCGGCTTCCCGAGACCCGAAGCGCCCTGA
- the infA gene encoding translation initiation factor IF-1, which yields MAKEELLEFPGVVVELLPSATFRVKLENDHEIIAHTAGKMRKNRIRVLTGDKVLVAMTPYDLTKGRITYRFK from the coding sequence ATGGCCAAGGAAGAACTGCTGGAGTTTCCCGGTGTCGTCGTCGAGCTGCTGCCGAGCGCGACGTTTCGGGTCAAGCTCGAGAATGATCACGAGATCATCGCCCATACCGCCGGCAAGATGCGGAAAAACCGCATCCGCGTGCTCACCGGCGACAAGGTGCTGGTCGCGATGACGCCCTATGATCTGACCAAAGGGCGCATCACTTATCGTTTCAAATGA
- the lysA gene encoding diaminopimelate decarboxylase, with translation MHHFDYRAGVLHAEDVALPKIAEDVGAPFYCYSAATIRRHFTVFSAAFAGLDALVCYAVKANSNQAVLALLAGLGAGMDVVSGGELRRARAAGVPASKITFSGVGKTAQEIALAIDEGIFCFNVESEPELEAIAAIAAAKGRRAHISLRVNPDVDAKTHAKISTGLAENKFGVPLSRARDIYAQAARLPGLDIVGVDMHIGSQITDLRPFDAAFSLLAELVVGLRADGHAISHVDLGGGLGIPYHAGEDPASYHPDRYAEIVRRHMGALGCKLLFEPGRLIVGNAGVLVTRVLYVKQGEAKTFVIVDAGMNDLVRPTLYDAWHEIIPVTEPARGRNEILADVVGPVCETGDYIALGRSIPAPAQGDLLAVLTSGAYGAVQAGTYNSRPLIPEVLVDGARWAVVRARPSIESLIALDSVPDWL, from the coding sequence ATGCATCATTTCGACTATCGCGCCGGCGTCCTCCACGCCGAGGACGTGGCCCTGCCGAAGATCGCCGAGGACGTCGGCGCGCCCTTCTACTGCTATAGCGCGGCGACGATCCGGCGGCACTTCACCGTCTTTTCCGCCGCTTTCGCGGGGCTCGACGCGCTCGTCTGCTATGCGGTGAAGGCCAATTCCAATCAGGCCGTGCTCGCCCTGCTCGCCGGACTCGGCGCCGGCATGGACGTCGTCTCCGGCGGCGAGCTGCGCCGCGCCCGCGCCGCCGGCGTTCCCGCGAGCAAGATCACCTTCTCCGGCGTCGGCAAGACGGCGCAGGAGATCGCGCTCGCGATCGACGAAGGCATCTTCTGCTTCAATGTGGAGTCCGAGCCGGAGCTCGAGGCGATCGCTGCGATCGCTGCGGCGAAGGGGAGACGCGCCCATATCTCTCTGCGCGTCAATCCGGACGTCGACGCCAAGACCCACGCCAAGATCTCGACCGGCCTCGCCGAGAATAAATTCGGCGTGCCCTTGTCGCGCGCCCGCGACATTTACGCGCAGGCGGCGCGGCTGCCGGGACTCGACATCGTCGGCGTCGACATGCACATCGGCTCGCAGATCACTGATCTTCGCCCCTTCGACGCGGCCTTTTCCCTGCTCGCCGAGCTCGTCGTCGGCCTGCGCGCCGACGGACACGCGATCTCCCATGTCGATCTCGGCGGCGGCCTCGGCATTCCCTATCACGCCGGCGAGGACCCGGCCTCCTATCATCCAGACCGCTATGCGGAGATCGTGCGCCGCCATATGGGCGCGCTCGGCTGCAAGCTCCTGTTCGAGCCCGGCCGGCTCATCGTCGGCAATGCCGGCGTGCTGGTGACGCGCGTCCTCTATGTGAAGCAGGGCGAGGCCAAGACCTTCGTCATCGTCGACGCCGGCATGAACGATCTCGTCCGTCCGACCCTCTACGACGCCTGGCACGAGATCATTCCGGTGACCGAGCCCGCGCGGGGGCGGAACGAGATTCTCGCCGATGTCGTCGGGCCGGTGTGCGAGACCGGCGATTACATTGCGCTCGGCCGCTCGATCCCGGCGCCGGCGCAGGGCGATCTGCTCGCGGTTCTGACCTCCGGGGCCTATGGCGCCGTGCAGGCGGGAACCTATAATTCGCGGCCGCTCATTCCCGAGGTGCTGGTCGACGGCGCGCGCTGGGCGGTGGTGCGCGCGCGTCCGAGCATAGAGAGCCTCATCGCGCTCGACAGCGTTCCCGATTGGCTGTGA
- the lptM gene encoding LPS translocon maturation chaperone LptM, producing MPYLARPRRAALLLALALAGLSGCGRRGPLDLPPEVAALPKETVVQTTTVTPEGSKKPVAEDVKAVEYIPGTSGFRPPERYPFILDPLLD from the coding sequence ATGCCATACCTCGCACGGCCGCGCAGGGCGGCGCTGCTCCTCGCGCTCGCGCTCGCCGGCCTTTCCGGCTGCGGACGGCGCGGCCCGCTGGACCTGCCGCCCGAGGTCGCGGCGCTGCCCAAGGAGACGGTGGTGCAGACGACCACGGTCACGCCCGAAGGCTCGAAGAAGCCGGTGGCGGAAGATGTGAAGGCGGTGGAATATATCCCCGGCACGTCCGGCTTTCGGCCGCCCGAGCGCTATCCCTTCATCCTCGATCCGCTGCTCGACTAA
- a CDS encoding bifunctional protein tyrosine phosphatase family protein/NAD(P)/FAD-dependent oxidoreductase gives MGFIALTPDFSVSPQLTQDDVVRAAREGFRHVVDCRPDNEEPGQPSFADVAGWAEAQGMTATHVPATMADLRDDAVDAFAAALAGTRGNVLGYCKTGRRASALWALSQARTLGAAAVLAAAKGAGVDLEPLKARILARAAERGAGPGDYDVVIVGGGSGGIAAAASLLKRRPSLAIAIVEPAETHYYQPGFTLVGAGVFTPETTRRPMASVMPSRAKWVKQAVAEFAPDSNEVVLADGSRLRYRALVASPGIKLDWEAIPGLVETLGKNGVTSNYRADLAPYTHQLATSLQKGRALFTQPPMPIKCAGAPQKAMYLSCDTWRRAGVLSNIEVEFHNAGAVLFGVPAYVPALMKYVERYGINLCFESKLVAVDGAAKVATFEEKDADGNKQRVEREFAMLHAVPPQKAPEFIATSPLAGETGFIAVDPTTLRHTRYPNIFALGDGVATTNAKTAAAARKQAPVIAINVLSVLDGKQPHVGYDGYGSCPLTVERGKIVLAEFGYGGKLLPSFPGWLIDGTKPSRAAWFLKERLLPPIYWNMMLEGQEWLCAPHMLETSSQPAE, from the coding sequence ATGGGCTTCATCGCGCTCACTCCGGACTTTTCCGTTTCGCCGCAACTCACGCAGGATGATGTCGTCCGCGCTGCGCGCGAGGGCTTTCGCCATGTCGTCGATTGCCGGCCCGACAATGAGGAGCCCGGCCAGCCGAGCTTCGCCGATGTCGCCGGCTGGGCGGAGGCGCAGGGGATGACCGCGACGCATGTTCCGGCGACCATGGCCGATCTTCGCGACGACGCCGTCGACGCGTTCGCCGCGGCGCTGGCGGGAACGCGCGGAAACGTTCTCGGCTATTGCAAGACGGGGCGCCGCGCCAGCGCGCTGTGGGCGCTCTCTCAGGCGAGGACGCTCGGCGCCGCCGCGGTTCTCGCCGCGGCGAAAGGCGCCGGCGTCGACCTCGAGCCGCTGAAGGCGCGCATTCTCGCGCGCGCCGCCGAGCGCGGGGCCGGACCCGGAGACTATGACGTCGTGATCGTCGGCGGCGGCAGCGGCGGCATAGCGGCGGCGGCGAGCCTGCTGAAGCGCCGCCCCTCGCTCGCGATCGCCATCGTCGAGCCGGCGGAGACTCATTATTATCAGCCGGGATTCACCCTCGTCGGCGCCGGCGTGTTCACGCCCGAGACGACGCGGCGGCCGATGGCCTCGGTGATGCCGAGCAGAGCCAAATGGGTGAAGCAGGCGGTCGCCGAATTCGCGCCCGACTCCAATGAGGTCGTTCTCGCCGACGGCTCGCGTCTGCGCTATCGCGCGCTCGTCGCCTCGCCCGGCATCAAGCTCGATTGGGAAGCCATTCCCGGCCTCGTCGAGACGCTCGGCAAGAATGGCGTCACCTCCAATTACCGCGCCGATCTCGCGCCCTACACGCATCAGCTGGCGACGTCGCTGCAAAAGGGCCGCGCGCTGTTCACGCAGCCGCCCATGCCGATCAAATGCGCCGGCGCGCCGCAAAAGGCGATGTATCTCTCCTGCGACACCTGGCGCCGAGCCGGCGTGCTGAGCAATATCGAGGTCGAGTTCCACAACGCCGGCGCGGTTCTGTTCGGCGTGCCCGCCTATGTTCCGGCGCTGATGAAATATGTCGAGCGCTACGGCATAAATCTCTGCTTCGAATCGAAGCTCGTCGCCGTCGACGGCGCGGCGAAGGTGGCGACTTTCGAGGAAAAGGACGCCGACGGAAACAAGCAGCGCGTCGAGCGCGAGTTCGCCATGCTGCACGCCGTGCCGCCGCAGAAGGCGCCGGAGTTCATCGCGACGAGCCCGCTCGCCGGCGAGACCGGATTCATCGCCGTCGATCCGACGACGCTGCGCCACACGCGCTATCCGAACATCTTCGCGCTCGGCGACGGCGTTGCGACCACCAACGCCAAGACCGCCGCGGCCGCGCGCAAGCAGGCGCCGGTGATCGCCATCAATGTGCTTTCGGTTCTCGACGGGAAGCAGCCGCATGTCGGCTATGACGGCTATGGCTCCTGCCCGCTCACCGTCGAGCGCGGCAAGATCGTGCTGGCCGAGTTCGGCTATGGCGGCAAGCTGCTGCCGAGCTTCCCCGGATGGCTGATCGACGGAACCAAGCCGTCGCGCGCGGCGTGGTTCCTGAAGGAGCGGCTGCTGCCGCCGATCTATTGGAACATGATGCTCGAGGGCCAGGAATGGCTGTGCGCGCCGCACATGCTCGAGACCTCCTCGCAACCCGCCGAATGA
- a CDS encoding DUF6691 family protein, whose translation MVTRSSFLGLFCGLVFGAGLAVSGMANPARVRGFLDLFGDFDPTLAFVMIGALVPMAIAWRIRRRMDRPLVETAFDLPPTDPIDARLVIGAALFGVGWGLAGLCPGPALADLALAPMSAIPFVLAMALGMFLQRLIGR comes from the coding sequence ATGGTGACGCGCTCCTCTTTCCTCGGGCTCTTTTGCGGCCTCGTGTTCGGCGCGGGCCTCGCCGTGTCGGGCATGGCGAATCCGGCGCGCGTGCGCGGCTTTCTCGATCTCTTCGGCGACTTCGATCCGACGCTCGCCTTTGTGATGATCGGCGCGCTCGTCCCCATGGCGATCGCCTGGCGTATTCGTCGCCGCATGGACCGTCCGCTCGTCGAAACGGCATTCGATCTGCCGCCGACGGATCCGATCGACGCGCGCCTCGTCATCGGCGCGGCGCTGTTCGGCGTCGGCTGGGGACTAGCCGGCCTCTGTCCTGGACCGGCGCTCGCCGATCTCGCGCTCGCTCCCATGAGCGCCATCCCCTTCGTCCTCGCCATGGCGCTCGGAATGTTTCTGCAACGGCTCATCGGCCGCTGA
- a CDS encoding MBL fold metallo-hydrolase, which produces MTDAALQRATEQVLAAKTRPLIQVVTFFDEPTFTATHLAFDPATRRGAIVDSVLNFDYASGRTATRGADEIIDYVKRESLKIDWLLETHAHADHLSAAPYLQQKLGGKLAIGREITTVQTVFGKLFNFGTEFARDGSQFDQLFGDGDTFAVGEIPVTTLHVPGHTPADVAFVIGDAAFIGDTLFMPDYGTARADFPGGDARGLYRSIRRLLSLPAETRLFLCHDYKAPGRDHFLWETTVGDERTKNVHVHDGVDEEAFVAMRTARDKTLDLPHLILPSVQVNVRGGRLPPAEDNGTRYLKLPLDLL; this is translated from the coding sequence ATGACCGATGCAGCGCTCCAGCGCGCCACCGAGCAGGTCCTCGCCGCAAAGACGCGACCTCTGATTCAGGTCGTCACCTTCTTCGACGAGCCGACCTTCACCGCCACCCATCTGGCGTTCGACCCTGCGACCCGTCGCGGCGCCATTGTCGATAGCGTCCTGAACTTCGACTACGCCTCCGGCCGCACCGCGACCAGAGGCGCAGATGAAATCATCGATTACGTAAAGCGTGAAAGCCTGAAAATCGACTGGCTGCTCGAGACGCACGCCCACGCCGACCACCTCTCCGCCGCGCCCTATCTGCAGCAGAAGCTCGGCGGCAAGCTCGCGATCGGCCGCGAGATCACCACGGTCCAGACCGTCTTCGGCAAATTGTTCAACTTCGGGACGGAATTCGCCCGCGACGGCTCGCAGTTCGATCAATTGTTCGGAGATGGCGACACATTCGCGGTCGGCGAGATTCCGGTGACCACACTGCATGTCCCCGGCCATACGCCGGCCGACGTCGCTTTCGTGATCGGCGACGCCGCCTTCATCGGCGACACTCTGTTCATGCCGGACTATGGCACCGCCCGCGCCGACTTCCCCGGCGGCGACGCCCGCGGGCTCTATCGCTCGATCCGCCGGCTGTTGTCGCTGCCGGCCGAGACGCGGCTGTTCCTCTGCCACGACTATAAGGCGCCCGGCCGCGACCACTTCCTCTGGGAGACGACCGTCGGCGATGAGCGGACGAAGAATGTCCATGTCCATGACGGCGTCGACGAGGAGGCCTTCGTCGCCATGCGCACCGCGCGCGACAAGACGCTCGACCTGCCGCATCTGATCCTGCCGTCCGTGCAAGTGAATGTGCGCGGCGGACGGCTGCCGCCGGCCGAGGACAATGGAACCCGCTATCTGAAGCTGCCGCTGGATCTGCTCTGA